The Opitutales bacterium ASA1 genome window below encodes:
- a CDS encoding serine hydrolase domain-containing protein, translating to MTCFPTSQRSWIHAAVAGVVLAGSVSLLAKPEDLGLEAERMQRLDRVIETTIEDGRLAGTVLYVVRDGKPLVRTYGMFDVEAGTPMREDAILRIASMSKAITSVAVMMLYEEGRFRLNDPVSRYLPAFSRQIVAVAPPAGSPPGTPYGTEPAKRPITIRHLLTHMAGLTYGDGPAAAEYEAAGLGGWYFADKDETIGEVIDRLATLPLHGHPGESWQYGYATDVLGRFVEVVSGMPLDRFLEERIYRPLGMIDTCFFLPPEKADRLAPVYGYEGGKLVKNETSTTTDYIHGPRKCFSGGAGILSTAHDYGRFLQMLLNGGELDGVRILSPKTVELMHANHAGDKYRRDTDAFGLGFWVIHDLGFYGELGSEGAYGWGSAYYPQYLIDPKERMVAMLLTQLRPSGGLDLNQRFKVLLYQALDE from the coding sequence ATGACGTGTTTCCCCACTTCTCAGCGTTCGTGGATACATGCTGCCGTCGCCGGCGTGGTGCTCGCGGGCAGCGTCTCGCTCCTAGCGAAGCCGGAAGACCTCGGCCTCGAAGCCGAGCGTATGCAGCGGCTCGATCGAGTGATCGAAACGACCATCGAGGACGGACGCTTGGCCGGAACCGTTCTCTACGTGGTACGAGACGGAAAGCCGCTCGTGCGGACGTATGGAATGTTCGACGTCGAGGCGGGTACACCGATGCGGGAAGACGCGATCCTGCGCATCGCTTCGATGAGCAAGGCGATCACTTCGGTAGCCGTCATGATGCTCTACGAGGAAGGTCGTTTTCGGCTCAACGATCCGGTGTCGAGATATCTGCCGGCGTTTTCCCGACAGATCGTCGCCGTGGCGCCCCCGGCGGGTTCGCCTCCCGGCACACCCTACGGCACCGAGCCGGCGAAGCGGCCCATCACCATCCGGCATCTGCTCACGCACATGGCGGGCCTCACCTACGGCGACGGTCCGGCCGCGGCGGAATACGAGGCGGCAGGCCTCGGCGGTTGGTATTTCGCCGACAAGGACGAGACCATAGGAGAGGTGATCGATCGGCTCGCGACCTTGCCGTTGCACGGTCATCCGGGCGAGTCGTGGCAATACGGATACGCCACGGACGTGCTCGGTCGATTCGTGGAAGTCGTCTCGGGCATGCCGCTCGACCGATTCCTCGAAGAACGCATCTATCGACCCCTCGGGATGATCGACACCTGCTTCTTCCTTCCGCCCGAGAAGGCCGATCGACTGGCTCCGGTCTACGGATACGAAGGCGGAAAGCTCGTGAAGAACGAAACCTCGACGACGACCGACTACATTCACGGCCCGCGCAAGTGTTTCTCCGGTGGCGCCGGCATCCTTTCGACGGCGCACGACTACGGACGATTTCTGCAAATGCTGTTGAACGGAGGCGAACTCGACGGCGTGAGAATCTTGTCGCCCAAGACCGTCGAGCTCATGCACGCGAACCACGCGGGAGACAAGTATCGGCGAGACACGGACGCGTTCGGTCTCGGCTTCTGGGTGATTCACGACCTCGGCTTCTACGGCGAACTCGGGAGCGAGGGTGCGTACGGTTGGGGCAGTGCGTATTATCCGCAGTATCTGATCGATCCGAAGGAGCGCATGGTCGCGATGCTGCTCACGCAACTGCGGCCCAGCGGTGGGTTGGATCTGAACCAGCGTTTCAAGGTGCTGCTCTATCAAGCGCTCGACGAGTGA
- a CDS encoding amidohydrolase family protein has translation MRESTVPLAGLREAPPRVHALVDARIVLAAGDVIERGTLVVRDGVVAAVGADVAVPAEARVWDMAGKTLYPGFIESHASFGLPAEWDTLPASERSGSHAWNERVVPERRVADAWRPDEKAAEGLRKLGFTVAHVVPTRGVFRGSSAVVSLAAGSARRLLLQSETAQIVEFEFGAYSERKYPTSLMGSIALVRQTLADAKWHREIDATFARGEGVRAGRPEFNLSLAAIEPVIAGRRRLLVQLRDELDFDRAVALAEEFEVELWLRASGFDYRVARHGAATSIPTIVPVVFPEVPSIDTPEQALDHSLDRLEHWELAPTNPARLVQAGVPIALTSAGLRKPADEFWPALRRAIQHGLAPDEALTALTTAPVAMLGLASARGTLRPGASADVVVADGDLFRDERAKVVMVWIDGLPVEWGEWRRDEIRGRWTVRWSGVAGPAEWTVSGGDAASAVIDLQGEKVSVQREGDVVALSAPATWFGAAAGVFRLSGRVARDEITGHGVTPGGTTFSWSAVRSGAADAGASRATSSGKVEPESVSSQVYPAGAYGRSGLPEQPAVLLIRGATLWTSGPRGVLPETDMLVERGRIARIGRGLRAPAGAVVVEARGKWVTSGIIDAHSHAGVNGGVNEGAQAVTCEVRIADVLDPTDINLYRQLAGGTTTINVLHGSANPIGGQSAVIKLRWGGRARDLVFEGATPGVKFALGENVTQKSIQGAQVRYPASRMGVREIIEDTFVRAREYGRARSAGTDGPPLRRDLELEAALEIVENRRRIHIHSYRQDEVLMFVRLAQEWGLRDVVFQHILEGYKVAPEIASIGASGSSFADWWAYKAEVSDAIPHNGALMREAGVGVSFNSDDAELARRLNTEAAKATKYGDVPPEEALKFVTIEAARQLGVADRVGSLEAGKDADFVVWSAEPLSTFARAEQTWIDGRPYFTLEDDARMRASATARRAALEQKILAEKRKKPNATRPAGDPEPERDVAPKPAVLLLLESLARRGADGTGLYGDGACESCCSGHGGASR, from the coding sequence ATGCGTGAATCGACCGTGCCCTTGGCCGGTCTGCGCGAAGCTCCTCCTCGGGTGCACGCGCTGGTCGATGCGCGGATCGTGCTCGCTGCGGGCGACGTGATCGAACGAGGCACGCTCGTGGTGCGCGACGGGGTCGTCGCCGCAGTCGGGGCGGACGTCGCCGTGCCGGCGGAGGCCCGTGTTTGGGACATGGCCGGCAAGACGCTCTACCCGGGTTTCATCGAGAGTCACGCGTCGTTTGGTCTGCCGGCGGAGTGGGACACGCTCCCCGCGAGCGAGCGGTCCGGGTCGCACGCGTGGAACGAGCGCGTCGTGCCCGAGCGGCGCGTCGCCGATGCGTGGCGACCGGACGAGAAGGCGGCCGAGGGGTTGCGCAAACTCGGTTTCACCGTCGCGCACGTCGTGCCGACCCGAGGTGTGTTTCGTGGATCCTCGGCCGTGGTCTCGCTGGCTGCGGGATCGGCGCGCCGCTTGCTCTTGCAGTCGGAGACGGCGCAGATCGTCGAGTTCGAGTTCGGTGCGTATTCGGAACGCAAATACCCGACTTCGCTCATGGGTTCGATCGCGCTGGTGCGGCAGACGTTGGCCGACGCGAAGTGGCATCGGGAGATCGACGCGACCTTCGCCCGAGGAGAAGGCGTCCGGGCGGGGAGGCCTGAATTCAACCTCTCGCTCGCGGCGATCGAGCCGGTGATCGCAGGTCGACGACGGTTGCTCGTGCAGCTGCGCGACGAACTGGATTTCGACCGCGCCGTCGCCTTGGCGGAGGAGTTCGAGGTCGAGCTGTGGTTGCGGGCTTCGGGATTCGACTACCGCGTCGCGCGTCACGGCGCGGCGACCTCCATCCCCACGATCGTGCCGGTGGTGTTTCCGGAGGTCCCGTCGATCGACACGCCGGAGCAGGCGTTGGATCACTCGCTCGACCGGTTGGAGCATTGGGAACTCGCGCCGACGAATCCGGCTCGACTGGTGCAGGCGGGAGTGCCGATCGCGCTCACGAGTGCGGGATTGCGGAAGCCGGCCGACGAGTTCTGGCCCGCTTTGCGCCGCGCGATCCAGCACGGGCTGGCGCCGGACGAAGCCTTGACCGCATTGACCACTGCGCCTGTCGCCATGTTGGGCCTGGCCTCCGCGCGCGGGACCCTGCGCCCCGGCGCGAGCGCGGACGTCGTCGTGGCGGACGGCGATCTCTTCCGAGACGAAAGGGCGAAGGTCGTGATGGTCTGGATCGACGGACTACCGGTGGAGTGGGGCGAGTGGCGGCGCGACGAGATTCGCGGTCGTTGGACCGTGCGGTGGAGCGGCGTCGCCGGTCCGGCCGAGTGGACCGTCTCAGGAGGGGATGCCGCGAGCGCCGTGATCGACCTCCAAGGCGAGAAGGTATCGGTGCAACGAGAAGGAGACGTCGTGGCGCTCTCCGCACCGGCGACGTGGTTCGGGGCAGCGGCGGGCGTCTTTCGGCTCTCGGGTCGCGTGGCGCGCGACGAGATCACGGGGCACGGCGTGACACCCGGAGGCACGACGTTTTCGTGGAGCGCCGTGCGGAGCGGCGCTGCGGACGCGGGAGCGTCGAGAGCGACCTCGTCGGGAAAGGTCGAACCGGAGTCGGTTTCCTCGCAGGTGTATCCAGCCGGTGCATACGGACGCAGCGGATTGCCGGAACAGCCTGCGGTGCTGTTGATCCGCGGAGCGACGCTGTGGACCTCCGGCCCCCGGGGCGTGCTTCCGGAGACCGACATGCTGGTGGAGCGCGGACGCATCGCGCGGATCGGGCGCGGCCTGCGCGCGCCGGCGGGGGCCGTCGTGGTCGAAGCCCGCGGCAAATGGGTCACGTCGGGGATCATCGATGCGCACTCGCACGCGGGCGTGAACGGGGGTGTCAACGAAGGTGCGCAAGCGGTCACCTGCGAGGTGCGGATCGCGGACGTGCTGGATCCCACCGACATCAATCTCTATCGGCAGCTCGCGGGCGGCACGACGACCATCAACGTCCTGCACGGCTCGGCCAATCCGATCGGTGGCCAGTCGGCGGTGATCAAGCTCCGTTGGGGTGGGCGTGCGCGTGATCTGGTCTTCGAAGGCGCGACTCCGGGCGTGAAGTTCGCGTTGGGCGAGAACGTCACGCAGAAATCGATTCAGGGGGCACAGGTGCGTTACCCCGCATCGCGTATGGGCGTGCGGGAGATCATCGAGGACACCTTCGTACGGGCGCGCGAGTACGGGCGGGCACGGAGCGCGGGGACCGACGGACCTCCGCTGCGACGCGATCTCGAACTCGAGGCGGCACTGGAGATCGTCGAGAACCGGCGGCGCATCCACATCCACTCCTACCGACAGGACGAGGTGCTGATGTTCGTGCGCCTCGCGCAAGAGTGGGGACTGCGGGACGTGGTCTTTCAGCACATTCTCGAGGGGTACAAGGTCGCACCGGAAATCGCTTCCATCGGTGCAAGCGGGTCGTCGTTCGCGGACTGGTGGGCCTACAAGGCGGAGGTCAGCGACGCGATCCCGCACAACGGCGCGCTCATGCGTGAGGCGGGCGTGGGCGTGTCGTTCAACTCGGACGACGCCGAGCTGGCGCGGCGGCTCAACACCGAGGCGGCGAAGGCGACCAAGTACGGCGACGTGCCACCGGAGGAGGCGCTGAAGTTCGTGACGATCGAAGCGGCGCGGCAACTGGGCGTGGCCGACCGGGTCGGCTCGCTCGAAGCAGGCAAGGACGCGGACTTCGTGGTGTGGAGCGCGGAACCGCTCTCGACTTTCGCGCGGGCGGAGCAGACGTGGATCGACGGACGACCGTACTTCACGCTGGAGGACGACGCGCGGATGCGCGCTTCGGCGACGGCACGCCGCGCGGCTCTGGAACAGAAGATCCTCGCCGAAAAGCGGAAGAAGCCGAACGCAACGAGACCGGCGGGCGATCCCGAACCGGAGCGCGACGTGGCCCCGAAGCCCGCGGTACTGCTACTGCTCGAATCGCTCGCGCGCCGGGGGGCGGACGGCACCGGGCTCTACGGCGACGGAGCGTGCGAGTCGTGCTGCAGCGGACACGGAGGGGCTTCGCGATGA
- a CDS encoding amidohydrolase gives MNSFVRFAMSCLLCAAGVAHGSTVLPARPQTTPVLLRGGTVFPVSGPSIQDGEVLFADGKIVAVGRALRVPAGTEIVDTRGRHVYPGLIAACTRLGLAEISAVRPTVDTVELGTMNPSVRAQVAINPESALIPVARANGVLTALSVPAVRPHLIAGTSALIRLDGWTWEDMTLRAEAALHVYWPSMAVDRRATAKTPPATQAAEISATIASLDEALAQARAYAAERAGAGAEAKPIDLSLAALVPVVRGERKVFVHADEVKQILAALAWAKRQGLSITLVGAVDAWRVVDAIREAGVGVVLTGVNRLPLRRDDPYDAVFALPAALHAAGVSFCISTHPDATSGFGNERNVPYEAAKAVGYGLPAEVALASVTLEAARMLGVGDALGSLEVGKRATLIVTDGDILQIPTRVEAAFVDGARIDLRSRHTELYEKYLERIERLRSR, from the coding sequence ATGAACTCGTTCGTTCGATTCGCGATGTCGTGCCTCCTGTGCGCTGCCGGTGTCGCGCACGGCTCGACGGTGCTGCCGGCGCGACCGCAGACGACGCCCGTGTTGTTGCGTGGCGGGACGGTGTTTCCCGTATCGGGACCTTCGATACAAGACGGAGAGGTGCTCTTCGCCGACGGCAAGATCGTCGCGGTGGGAAGGGCGCTGCGGGTGCCGGCCGGTACCGAGATCGTGGATACGCGTGGGAGGCACGTCTATCCGGGACTGATCGCGGCGTGCACGCGTCTCGGTTTGGCGGAGATCAGCGCGGTGCGACCGACGGTGGACACGGTGGAGCTGGGCACGATGAACCCTTCGGTGCGGGCGCAGGTGGCGATCAATCCGGAGAGCGCGTTGATTCCAGTGGCGCGCGCCAACGGAGTGCTCACGGCGCTTTCTGTGCCGGCGGTGCGTCCGCATTTGATCGCGGGCACTTCCGCGTTGATCCGGCTCGACGGCTGGACGTGGGAGGACATGACGTTGCGCGCCGAGGCGGCGTTGCACGTCTACTGGCCTTCGATGGCGGTGGATCGACGGGCGACGGCGAAGACGCCGCCGGCGACGCAGGCGGCGGAAATCTCGGCGACCATCGCTTCGCTCGACGAGGCGCTGGCGCAGGCACGGGCCTATGCCGCGGAGCGAGCCGGCGCGGGTGCGGAGGCGAAGCCGATCGATCTTTCTTTGGCGGCGCTCGTGCCGGTCGTGCGCGGCGAACGCAAAGTGTTCGTGCACGCGGACGAGGTGAAGCAGATCCTCGCCGCTCTGGCGTGGGCGAAGCGGCAGGGGCTGTCGATCACGCTCGTGGGTGCGGTCGATGCATGGCGTGTGGTGGACGCGATTCGAGAGGCGGGTGTCGGCGTGGTGCTGACGGGCGTCAATCGGCTGCCGTTGCGGCGCGACGATCCCTACGACGCGGTCTTCGCGTTACCGGCTGCGCTGCACGCGGCGGGCGTATCCTTCTGCATATCGACGCATCCCGATGCCACTTCCGGCTTCGGCAACGAGCGAAACGTGCCCTACGAGGCCGCGAAGGCGGTGGGTTACGGGTTGCCCGCGGAAGTCGCGCTCGCTTCGGTGACGTTGGAAGCGGCGCGGATGCTCGGGGTCGGCGACGCACTCGGTTCGCTCGAGGTCGGGAAGCGGGCGACGTTGATCGTGACGGACGGCGACATCCTGCAGATTCCCACGAGGGTGGAAGCGGCGTTCGTCGACGGTGCACGGATCGATCTGCGGAGCCGTCACACCGAGCTGTACGAGAAGTACCTCGAGCGGATCGAAAGACTCCGCTCGAGGTAG
- a CDS encoding VOC family protein, whose amino-acid sequence MIRITGIPFTGYPVTDLARSRAFYEGVLGLQTGDTWIEGEGGWVEYGIGSATLAITNGAPQWKPSGDGPAVALEVEDVDAAAEHLRAHGVKFVIDPADSPVCRMAVIADPDGNCIAIHKRKAPAATA is encoded by the coding sequence ATGATCCGCATCACCGGCATTCCCTTCACCGGCTATCCCGTAACTGACCTCGCACGCTCGCGCGCTTTCTACGAAGGCGTGCTCGGCCTCCAAACCGGCGACACTTGGATCGAAGGCGAAGGCGGTTGGGTCGAGTACGGCATCGGCTCCGCCACACTCGCCATCACCAACGGCGCTCCGCAGTGGAAACCCTCCGGAGACGGGCCCGCCGTCGCCCTCGAGGTGGAGGACGTCGACGCCGCCGCCGAGCACCTGCGGGCCCACGGCGTGAAGTTCGTCATCGATCCCGCCGACAGCCCCGTGTGCCGCATGGCCGTGATCGCCGACCCCGACGGCAACTGCATCGCCATCCACAAGCGCAAGGCGCCCGCGGCGACCGCCTGA
- a CDS encoding YafY family protein encodes MNRTDRLVAIVMFLQGRRLVRAEELASHFEVSVRTIYRDVAALSEAGVPVSGEAGVGYTLMKGYHLPPVMFAAEEAMALFVGGEMVKHFTDASLAEPMRNALLKIRSVLPRDRQDDVDRLAASTAIHSTGNDPESPDQRVLLPIQHAIVGRWVLRLDYHGAGRPASSLRDVEPLGVTFYQGAWYLVAWCRVRADLRQFKLERIRRLELLGERFAPRPDFSLPRYLEENHAEAGLLAARIRFSHRAAERARRESFIGLQEEERDETGVTATIRTFSYTWLAHWLLSYGGDAEALEPEALRSEVRLLAQKALSRHAGVEIRETLLT; translated from the coding sequence ATGAACCGCACGGACCGCCTCGTCGCCATCGTGATGTTCCTCCAAGGCCGCCGCCTCGTGCGCGCCGAAGAACTCGCGAGCCACTTCGAAGTCAGCGTCCGCACGATCTACCGCGACGTCGCCGCCCTCTCCGAAGCCGGCGTCCCCGTCTCCGGCGAGGCGGGCGTCGGCTACACGTTGATGAAGGGCTACCACCTCCCTCCCGTGATGTTCGCCGCCGAGGAAGCGATGGCTCTCTTCGTCGGCGGCGAGATGGTGAAACACTTCACCGACGCCTCCCTCGCCGAGCCGATGCGCAACGCCTTGCTCAAGATCCGCTCCGTCCTTCCGCGCGATCGACAGGACGACGTCGATCGCCTCGCCGCTTCGACCGCCATCCACTCCACCGGAAACGACCCCGAATCTCCCGACCAACGCGTCCTCCTTCCCATCCAGCACGCCATCGTCGGCCGCTGGGTGCTCCGGCTCGACTACCATGGCGCCGGCCGCCCCGCTTCATCGCTCCGCGACGTCGAACCTCTCGGTGTCACGTTCTACCAAGGAGCATGGTATCTCGTCGCTTGGTGCCGTGTGCGCGCCGATCTCAGGCAGTTCAAACTCGAACGCATCCGCCGCCTCGAACTGCTCGGCGAACGCTTCGCCCCTCGGCCGGACTTCTCCCTTCCCCGCTACTTGGAGGAAAACCACGCCGAAGCCGGTCTGCTCGCCGCTCGCATACGCTTCTCGCACCGCGCCGCCGAACGTGCCCGGCGCGAGTCCTTCATCGGCCTCCAAGAAGAAGAGCGCGACGAAACGGGCGTCACCGCCACGATCCGGACGTTCTCCTACACCTGGCTCGCGCATTGGCTGCTCTCCTACGGCGGTGACGCCGAAGCGCTCGAGCCCGAGGCACTGCGCAGCGAAGTGCGCCTGCTCGCACAAAAGGCACTCTCGCGACACGCCGGCGTCGAAATCCGCGAAACCCTCCTGACATAG